The Phenylobacterium koreense genome window below encodes:
- a CDS encoding NarK family nitrate/nitrite MFS transporter translates to MSKRSSPSHVIQDWRPEEPAFWQAGGKRLASRNLWISIPNLLIAFAIWMVWSMVVAKLKPIGFKFTTDQLFWLAALPALSGATLRIFYSFMVPIFGGRLWTALSTASLLIPALGIGFAVQDVETPYVVFVALALLCGLGGGNFASSMANVSFFFPKSEKGNALAMNAGFGNLGVSVMQFLVPLVVTVAAFAPIVGAPQSGPDGSIWLQNAGFVWVPFIVIGTLAAWFGMNDIASARASFVEQAVVFKRKHNWIMCWLYLGTFGSFIGFSAAFPLLMNTLFPEVNALQLVFLGPLVGALSRALTGWLADRFGGQHVTHYVFIALAVGVLAVLHSVGAFGAARSFPIFFAGFMWLFFWTGVGNASTFQMIPAIVRCDMPRLMPQASEAVRHKAAEMEAAAIVGFTSAIGAYGGFFIPKAFGDSLKATGGPQTALWLFFAFYLSCVVMNWAFYSRKSSLLHAPKVSIVTDAAV, encoded by the coding sequence ATGTCAAAGCGATCCTCACCCTCGCACGTAATCCAGGATTGGAGGCCCGAAGAACCGGCCTTCTGGCAGGCCGGCGGCAAGCGGCTGGCGTCCCGCAACCTCTGGATCTCGATCCCCAACCTGCTGATCGCCTTCGCCATCTGGATGGTGTGGTCGATGGTCGTGGCCAAGCTGAAGCCGATCGGCTTCAAGTTCACGACCGACCAGCTCTTCTGGCTGGCGGCCCTGCCGGCGCTCTCGGGCGCCACGCTGCGCATCTTCTACAGCTTCATGGTGCCGATCTTCGGCGGGCGCCTGTGGACGGCGCTGTCGACCGCCTCGCTGCTGATCCCGGCGCTCGGGATCGGCTTTGCGGTGCAGGACGTGGAGACGCCCTATGTGGTCTTCGTCGCCCTGGCGCTGCTCTGCGGCCTGGGCGGGGGCAACTTCGCTTCGTCCATGGCCAACGTCTCCTTCTTCTTCCCGAAGAGCGAGAAGGGCAACGCCCTGGCCATGAACGCCGGGTTCGGCAACCTCGGGGTCAGCGTGATGCAGTTCCTGGTCCCGCTGGTCGTCACGGTGGCGGCCTTCGCCCCGATCGTCGGCGCGCCACAGAGCGGCCCTGATGGAAGCATCTGGCTGCAGAACGCCGGCTTCGTCTGGGTTCCGTTCATCGTCATCGGCACGTTGGCGGCCTGGTTCGGCATGAACGACATCGCTTCGGCCCGCGCCTCGTTCGTCGAGCAGGCCGTCGTCTTCAAGCGCAAGCACAACTGGATCATGTGCTGGCTCTATCTGGGCACGTTCGGTTCGTTCATCGGGTTCTCGGCAGCCTTCCCGCTGCTGATGAACACGCTCTTCCCGGAGGTGAACGCGCTGCAACTGGTCTTCCTCGGGCCGTTGGTCGGCGCCCTGTCGCGCGCCCTGACCGGATGGCTCGCCGACCGCTTCGGCGGCCAGCACGTGACCCACTATGTGTTCATCGCCCTGGCGGTGGGCGTCCTGGCGGTGCTCCACAGCGTCGGGGCGTTCGGGGCGGCGCGGTCCTTCCCGATCTTCTTCGCCGGCTTCATGTGGCTGTTCTTCTGGACCGGCGTCGGCAACGCTTCGACCTTCCAGATGATCCCGGCCATCGTGCGCTGCGACATGCCGCGCCTGATGCCGCAGGCCAGCGAAGCGGTCCGCCACAAGGCGGCGGAAATGGAGGCAGCGGCCATCGTCGGCTTCACCTCGGCCATCGGCGCCTACGGCGGGTTCTTCATCCCCAAGGCCTTCGGTGACTCCCTGAAGGCCACCGGCGGTCCGCAGACCGCTCTTTGGCTCTTCTTCGCCTTCTACCTGAGCTGCGTCGTGATGAACTGGGCCTTCTACAGCCGCAAGTCGTCGCTGCTGCACGCCCCCAAAGTTTCCATCGTCACGGATGCCGCAGTATGA
- a CDS encoding MFS transporter codes for MGRSATQDIPGAGRALWVSTFGFTACFAVWTIFSIIGVQIGQDLGLSEAQFGLLVGTPILVGSLTRVFLGVWTDQYGGRVVNLGVMLSAAVATWLLSYAQTFPQFLLAGMGVGLAGGSFAVGVAYVSKFFSKERQGTALGIFGAGNIGAAVTKFAAPFVMLAFGWEAVARYWALALAGIAIVSFLVTVDDPELVRRRATGEKAEATFLQLSPLKKLQVWRFALYYFFVFGAFVALALWLPRYLVGVYGLDIKTAGMVAAAYSIPASLFRIVGGWLSDRIGARKVMYLTFGVSLVCTFLLSYPPTTYVIDGVHGPIQFRLATNLTTFMVIAFVLGFFMSLGKAAVFKHIPVYYPDYIGSVGGLVGMIGGIGGFILPIAFGVLNDATGIWTSCFMLLFVLVGGAMIWMHLAIRRMEQEREPGLRELPELPEMVSLHNPAPANDLPHGGARGRAHP; via the coding sequence GTGGGCCGTTCTGCGACACAGGATATTCCAGGCGCCGGAAGGGCGCTCTGGGTAAGCACCTTCGGCTTCACCGCATGCTTTGCGGTGTGGACGATTTTCTCGATCATCGGGGTTCAGATCGGCCAGGACCTGGGACTCAGCGAGGCGCAGTTCGGACTGCTCGTCGGAACGCCCATCCTCGTCGGCTCGCTTACCCGGGTGTTTCTCGGCGTGTGGACCGACCAGTACGGCGGGCGGGTCGTCAACCTGGGGGTCATGCTGTCCGCCGCCGTGGCGACCTGGCTGCTCTCGTACGCGCAGACCTTTCCCCAGTTCCTGCTGGCCGGGATGGGGGTGGGTCTGGCCGGCGGTTCGTTCGCGGTCGGCGTGGCCTATGTCTCCAAGTTCTTCTCGAAAGAACGCCAGGGCACCGCGCTCGGCATCTTCGGGGCGGGCAATATCGGGGCTGCAGTCACCAAGTTCGCCGCTCCGTTCGTGATGCTAGCCTTCGGCTGGGAAGCCGTCGCCCGGTACTGGGCCCTGGCCCTGGCCGGCATCGCCATCGTCTCGTTCCTCGTCACGGTCGACGACCCCGAGCTGGTGCGCCGTCGCGCCACCGGGGAAAAGGCCGAGGCCACGTTCCTCCAGCTCTCGCCCCTGAAGAAGCTGCAGGTCTGGCGGTTCGCGCTCTACTACTTCTTCGTCTTCGGCGCCTTCGTCGCCCTGGCCCTGTGGCTGCCGCGCTATCTGGTCGGCGTCTATGGGCTCGACATCAAGACCGCCGGCATGGTCGCTGCGGCCTACTCGATCCCTGCCTCGCTGTTCCGCATCGTCGGCGGCTGGCTGTCGGACCGCATCGGCGCGCGGAAGGTGATGTACCTGACCTTCGGCGTCAGCCTCGTCTGCACGTTCCTGCTTTCCTATCCCCCGACCACCTACGTCATCGACGGGGTGCATGGCCCCATCCAGTTCCGTCTCGCCACCAACCTGACCACCTTCATGGTGATCGCCTTCGTCCTCGGCTTCTTCATGAGCCTGGGGAAGGCGGCGGTCTTCAAGCACATCCCGGTCTACTACCCCGACTATATCGGTTCGGTGGGCGGGCTGGTCGGGATGATCGGCGGCATTGGCGGCTTCATCCTGCCTATCGCCTTCGGTGTCCTGAACGACGCCACCGGGATCTGGACGAGCTGCTTCATGCTGCTCTTCGTCCTGGTCGGCGGCGCGATGATCTGGATGCACCTGGCGATCCGCCGGATGGAGCAGGAGCGTGAGCCGGGCCTGCGCGAGCTCCCCGAGCTGCCGGAAATGGTCAGCCTCCACAATCCCGCGCCCGCCAACGACCTGCCCCATGGCGGGGCGCGCGGACGGGCGCATCCCTGA
- the ftrB gene encoding transcriptional activator FtrB: MPLRPADLERVRALPLFSEVSDETFAIATFGAFLQKFRAGATLLTEGDKVDFLYVLLDGIVELGGTWNDKETTLAVLRPVSTFILAAVVLDAEALMSAETIEPSDILMLSGEALRRAMRTDAQFACAVADELSGCYRGLVRAIKNQKLRGGAERLANYLLSQQARQGGHETFTLPHEKRVLAALLGMTPENLSRAFGALADYGVIVNGPAVTVSRPTVIRRLAKPSPLIDNHMPQGERAIGKAERELWPSMGHMGAHA; this comes from the coding sequence ATGCCACTGAGACCCGCCGATCTGGAACGTGTGCGCGCGCTTCCGCTGTTCAGCGAAGTCAGCGACGAGACCTTCGCCATCGCCACGTTCGGGGCGTTCCTGCAAAAGTTTCGAGCTGGCGCGACGCTGCTGACCGAGGGCGACAAGGTCGACTTCCTCTATGTCCTGCTGGACGGCATCGTCGAGCTGGGCGGCACCTGGAACGACAAGGAGACCACCCTGGCCGTGCTTCGGCCGGTGTCGACCTTCATCCTGGCGGCTGTCGTCCTCGACGCCGAGGCGCTGATGAGCGCCGAAACCATCGAGCCGTCCGATATCCTGATGCTGTCGGGCGAAGCGCTCCGGCGGGCCATGCGCACCGACGCGCAGTTCGCCTGCGCCGTCGCCGACGAGCTTTCGGGCTGCTATCGCGGCCTCGTTCGCGCCATCAAGAATCAGAAGCTCCGTGGCGGCGCCGAGCGGCTGGCCAACTACCTGCTGTCCCAGCAGGCCCGCCAGGGCGGACACGAAACCTTCACCCTGCCGCATGAAAAGCGCGTGCTCGCGGCCTTGCTGGGCATGACCCCGGAGAACCTCTCGCGGGCCTTCGGAGCGCTTGCCGACTACGGTGTGATCGTGAACGGCCCGGCGGTGACTGTGTCGCGCCCGACGGTGATCCGTCGCCTCGCCAAGCCCTCCCCCCTCATCGACAACCACATGCCGCAAGGCGAGCGGGCGATCGGCAAGGCCGAGCGCGAGCTTTGGCCCTCGATGGGCCACATGGGCGCCCACGCCTAA
- the moaA gene encoding GTP 3',8-cyclase MoaA: MDRLVDGFGRRFNYLRLSVTEVCNFRCTYCLPDGYRKSGPAQFLNVEEIGFLTEAFARLGVHKVRLTGGEPTVRRDIGQIIAKAAQTAGIDKVAMTTNGWNLARRIGDWHAAGLTHLNVSIDSLDGEAFHRITGHDRLRSVVEGVDRALGLGMASVKVNAVLLKETAESGLGGFADFVRERPVAVRFIELMRTNDNADYFAAHHASGQVLRDWLEREGWTPRARGADDGPAVEYVHPDYAGRLGLIAPYAAGFCDGCNRLRVTSRGLLRLCLFGEGGVDLRELLTEGRGEELQERIVASLIGKRAGHALADGLSGDTRNLAQLGG; encoded by the coding sequence ATGGACCGCCTGGTCGACGGCTTCGGTCGACGCTTCAACTACCTTCGGCTTTCGGTGACCGAGGTCTGCAACTTCCGTTGCACCTATTGCCTGCCGGACGGCTATCGGAAGTCCGGACCGGCGCAGTTCCTGAACGTCGAGGAAATCGGCTTCCTGACCGAGGCCTTCGCGAGGCTGGGCGTCCACAAGGTGCGGCTGACCGGCGGGGAACCGACGGTCCGGCGCGATATCGGCCAGATCATCGCGAAGGCGGCGCAGACCGCCGGGATCGACAAGGTCGCGATGACCACCAACGGCTGGAACCTGGCGCGGCGCATCGGCGATTGGCATGCCGCCGGTCTCACCCACCTGAACGTCAGCATCGATTCCCTGGACGGCGAGGCGTTCCATCGGATCACCGGTCACGACCGGCTGCGCAGCGTGGTCGAGGGTGTCGACCGTGCGCTTGGCCTTGGAATGGCCTCGGTCAAGGTGAACGCCGTCCTTCTGAAGGAGACCGCTGAGAGCGGGCTTGGCGGGTTCGCTGACTTCGTGCGCGAGCGTCCGGTGGCGGTTCGGTTCATCGAGCTGATGCGCACCAACGACAACGCCGACTATTTCGCCGCCCATCATGCCTCCGGCCAGGTCTTGCGTGACTGGCTGGAGCGCGAGGGATGGACGCCGCGTGCGCGCGGGGCGGACGACGGGCCGGCGGTCGAGTACGTCCATCCCGACTACGCCGGGCGCCTGGGACTCATCGCCCCGTATGCGGCCGGGTTCTGCGACGGCTGCAATCGGCTTCGGGTGACCTCGCGCGGCCTGCTGCGCCTTTGCCTGTTCGGCGAGGGCGGCGTCGACCTGCGCGAGCTGCTGACGGAGGGAAGGGGCGAGGAGCTGCAAGAGCGAATCGTGGCGTCGCTCATCGGCAAGCGGGCAGGGCACGCTCTGGCCGACGGCCTGTCGGGCGACACCCGGAACCTCGCCCAGCTCGGGGGCTAG
- a CDS encoding molybdopterin molybdotransferase MoeA, which produces MIAFDEALQAALDLGRPLGSESVTLDEAFDRVLAAPAKAQQGSPLTDVSAMDGYAVRDADLGAHEVTLRLAGESRAGQTAVDRLEPGSCLRIFTGAPVPEGADRVVIQEEVARQGDAVVFRGLDGGKTHIRKAGSDFQAGDILVDAGSVLDAPRLVALAAADLGEVEVYRRPRVRLIATGDEIREPGAGGRGVPDSVSFGVAALVRAWGGEVVGRERHGDDLPTLERAAAAALDDADVVVVTGGASVGERDLARAMFAPSGLSLLVDKVAMKPGKPVWIGRCGDRIVVGLPGNPTSAMVTARLLLAPLVAGMAGRDAQGANQWRTEPLAADLPCCGDRETFVRAARLEKGINPLVDQDAAAQAPLAHCDVLLRRLPGAAAKAAGEPVLALTF; this is translated from the coding sequence ATGATCGCGTTCGACGAGGCGCTGCAGGCCGCTCTCGATCTGGGCCGGCCGCTCGGATCTGAGAGCGTGACCCTGGACGAGGCGTTCGACCGGGTCCTCGCCGCACCGGCCAAGGCGCAGCAAGGTTCGCCACTGACCGACGTGTCGGCGATGGACGGGTACGCGGTTCGTGACGCCGACCTTGGCGCGCACGAGGTGACGCTGCGCCTGGCGGGAGAATCGCGCGCCGGCCAAACCGCCGTTGATCGGCTGGAGCCAGGTTCGTGCCTGCGCATCTTCACTGGCGCGCCGGTTCCCGAAGGCGCCGACCGGGTGGTGATCCAGGAAGAGGTGGCGCGCCAGGGCGACGCCGTGGTCTTCCGGGGCCTCGATGGCGGCAAGACGCATATCCGCAAGGCTGGCTCGGACTTCCAGGCCGGGGACATTCTGGTGGACGCAGGCAGCGTGCTGGATGCGCCGCGCCTCGTCGCGCTGGCCGCGGCGGACCTTGGCGAGGTCGAGGTCTATCGCAGGCCCCGTGTCCGGCTGATCGCCACGGGTGACGAGATCCGCGAGCCGGGCGCCGGCGGGCGAGGCGTGCCCGACAGCGTCTCGTTCGGGGTCGCCGCGCTCGTAAGGGCCTGGGGCGGCGAGGTCGTCGGGCGCGAGCGGCATGGCGATGACTTGCCGACGCTGGAGCGCGCGGCCGCCGCGGCGCTGGACGATGCTGACGTGGTGGTGGTCACCGGCGGCGCCTCGGTGGGCGAGCGGGACCTCGCCCGGGCCATGTTCGCCCCCAGCGGCTTGTCGCTGCTGGTCGACAAGGTGGCGATGAAGCCCGGCAAGCCGGTCTGGATCGGTCGTTGCGGCGACCGCATCGTCGTCGGCCTGCCGGGAAATCCAACCTCGGCCATGGTGACCGCAAGGCTGCTGCTGGCGCCGCTGGTGGCGGGCATGGCCGGGCGGGACGCGCAAGGCGCGAACCAGTGGCGGACCGAGCCGTTGGCCGCCGACCTGCCATGTTGCGGCGATCGCGAGACCTTCGTCCGCGCCGCGCGCCTGGAGAAGGGAATCAATCCGCTGGTGGATCAGGATGCCGCCGCCCAGGCGCCGCTGGCCCACTGCGACGTCCTGCTGCGCCGCCTGCCAGGCGCCGCGGCCAAGGCCGCAGGCGAGCCAGTTCTCGCCCTCACATTCTAG
- the moaB gene encoding molybdenum cofactor biosynthesis protein B, with protein MKSGIDETLPFYPLNIAVLTISDTRTMATDTSGRALEERLVEAGHQLFERVIVTDEIEAIRGKVLSWAANPAVDVIITTGGTGFSPRDVTPEAVRPLLDREMDGFSVVFHQASLGTVGVSTLQSRALAGQIGERFIFCVPGSTGACRDAWDLVLAQELDSRFRPCSLVGQIPRYRGVCA; from the coding sequence ATGAAGTCCGGGATCGACGAGACGCTGCCTTTCTACCCCCTGAACATCGCCGTGCTGACGATTTCGGACACGCGCACCATGGCCACCGACACCTCCGGCCGGGCGCTCGAAGAACGGCTGGTCGAGGCCGGGCACCAGCTCTTCGAGCGGGTCATCGTCACCGATGAGATCGAGGCGATTCGCGGCAAGGTCCTGAGCTGGGCGGCCAATCCGGCGGTGGACGTCATCATCACCACCGGCGGCACCGGCTTTTCGCCCCGAGACGTGACGCCCGAAGCGGTGCGGCCGCTGCTGGACCGGGAGATGGATGGCTTTTCGGTGGTGTTCCATCAGGCCAGCCTCGGAACGGTCGGCGTCTCGACGCTTCAGTCGCGGGCGCTCGCGGGCCAGATCGGCGAGCGGTTCATCTTCTGCGTGCCGGGATCGACGGGCGCCTGCCGCGACGCCTGGGACCTGGTGCTGGCGCAGGAGCTCGACAGCCGCTTCCGGCCCTGTTCGCTGGTCGGGCAGATCCCCCGCTATCGGGGCGTATGCGCATGA
- a CDS encoding MoaD/ThiS family protein produces MALSNDGLEDRAEVRVLFWGRLAEIFGRERRLSLPAEGCPLGEIRRRLAASGGEPDPELMRADVRGSVDQVICPDSAWVRGGSEVAFLPVFSGG; encoded by the coding sequence ATGGCGCTCAGCAACGATGGGCTTGAAGACCGGGCCGAGGTCCGCGTCCTCTTCTGGGGGCGGCTGGCCGAGATCTTCGGCCGCGAACGTCGTCTCTCCCTGCCGGCCGAGGGATGTCCCCTTGGCGAGATACGTCGCCGCCTGGCCGCGTCCGGAGGTGAGCCTGACCCCGAACTGATGCGCGCCGACGTGCGCGGATCGGTCGATCAGGTGATCTGCCCCGACAGCGCCTGGGTGCGCGGCGGAAGCGAGGTCGCGTTCCTGCCTGTGTTCTCCGGGGGCTGA
- a CDS encoding TetR/AcrR family transcriptional regulator, translating into MQNSARLMETPQELPVSHLETLNWSASHAQERRKRLRTRARLLAACARILAAKGYVGLRVAEIATEAQMSPGAFYVYFIDREEAAREVLCGLIRRLYFFDPPTAPRAGVQSFVTMIRWHLEALQNDAPLVRALCEGVLFDEVLSNLHASAMGIWRARLGAALVGGAEVDTAIEAEPAPDVLDFIIEGMAQRAGAPLLTSAGLSRMATEVARAWLATQPNLMDGARGARTQGVPVLRAVETRPA; encoded by the coding sequence ATGCAGAACTCAGCACGCCTCATGGAGACGCCGCAGGAGCTGCCGGTCTCCCACCTCGAAACCTTGAACTGGAGCGCTTCCCACGCCCAGGAGCGACGCAAGCGCCTGAGGACGCGGGCGCGGCTGCTGGCGGCCTGCGCGAGAATCCTGGCTGCCAAGGGCTATGTGGGGCTGCGCGTGGCCGAGATCGCCACCGAGGCGCAGATGTCGCCGGGGGCCTTCTATGTGTACTTCATCGACCGCGAGGAAGCGGCGCGGGAGGTCCTCTGCGGCCTGATCCGCCGTCTCTACTTCTTCGATCCGCCGACGGCGCCCCGCGCCGGGGTCCAAAGCTTCGTCACCATGATCCGCTGGCATCTGGAGGCGCTGCAGAACGATGCGCCGCTGGTGCGCGCGCTCTGCGAAGGGGTGTTGTTCGACGAGGTGCTGAGCAACCTCCACGCCAGCGCGATGGGTATCTGGCGCGCCCGGCTGGGCGCCGCGCTGGTGGGCGGGGCGGAGGTCGATACGGCGATAGAGGCGGAGCCTGCGCCCGACGTGCTCGACTTCATCATCGAGGGCATGGCGCAGCGCGCCGGCGCGCCGTTGCTGACAAGCGCCGGCCTCTCGCGCATGGCCACCGAAGTAGCTCGCGCATGGCTCGCGACCCAGCCGAACCTTATGGACGGCGCGCGCGGCGCCAGGACGCAGGGCGTCCCGGTGCTCCGCGCCGTGGAGACCCGCCCGGCTTGA
- the minC gene encoding septum site-determining protein MinC yields the protein MTANLSQRREADGVAGETLSLPKIRVRGRSLMALVLSPEPPFAEWFAALDEQMSSAPGFFAGRPVVVDLEPVVAGVGQEGVPVALEGLTARGLRLIGAEGVRPALLSGTRWEELPTKLQAREKARDSDLEPWGDEPPAAPARALAPSLLIDRPVRSGQSIIFDEGDVTIIGAVASGAEVIAGGSIHVYGPLRGRAIAGLRFGENARIFCRRMEAEMVGVDQLYRTAEHWGPDLHGKAVQIRSDRGALRLAALV from the coding sequence ATGACCGCTAATCTTTCTCAGCGGCGTGAGGCGGACGGCGTAGCAGGCGAGACGCTTTCGTTACCGAAGATCCGGGTGCGCGGCCGCAGTCTCATGGCTCTGGTGCTCTCGCCCGAGCCGCCCTTCGCCGAATGGTTCGCCGCTCTCGACGAGCAGATGTCCAGCGCGCCTGGCTTCTTCGCCGGCCGGCCGGTGGTCGTGGACCTGGAGCCGGTGGTCGCCGGCGTGGGGCAGGAAGGCGTGCCGGTCGCCCTCGAGGGCCTGACGGCGCGTGGCCTGCGCCTGATCGGCGCCGAAGGCGTGCGCCCGGCCCTGCTCTCGGGCACCCGTTGGGAAGAGCTTCCCACCAAGCTTCAGGCGAGGGAAAAAGCGCGGGACAGCGATCTCGAACCTTGGGGTGACGAGCCGCCGGCGGCCCCGGCGCGCGCCCTCGCCCCCTCTCTGCTGATCGACCGGCCGGTCCGGTCGGGCCAATCCATTATCTTCGACGAGGGCGACGTGACGATCATCGGCGCTGTCGCTTCGGGCGCCGAGGTCATCGCCGGCGGCTCGATCCACGTCTACGGCCCGTTGCGCGGGCGCGCGATCGCCGGCCTGCGCTTCGGCGAGAACGCGCGGATTTTCTGCCGCCGCATGGAAGCCGAGATGGTCGGTGTCGACCAACTCTATCGCACCGCCGAGCACTGGGGTCCGGATCTCCACGGCAAGGCCGTCCAGATCCGCAGTGATCGCGGCGCCCTGCGTCTGGCCGCGCTGGTCTGA
- the minD gene encoding septum site-determining protein MinD: MSKVVVVTSGKGGVGKTTSSASLGAALAQAGNKVVVIDFDVGLRNLDLVMGAERRVVFDLVNVVQGDAKLSTALIRDKRLENLSLLPASQTRDKDALTEEGVGRVIEELRESFDWIICDSPAGIEKGATLAMRFADVAVVVTNPEVSSVRDSDRIIGMLDSKTQRAEAGERVEKQLLLTRFDAGRAARGEMMNIDDVLEILAIPLLGVVSESPDVLTASNLGCPVTLHNPASPASRAYAEAARRLMGDTIAVSIPKEKQGFMSRLFGRKAAVA, encoded by the coding sequence ATGTCCAAGGTCGTCGTCGTCACGTCAGGCAAGGGAGGGGTCGGCAAGACCACCTCCTCCGCATCGCTCGGAGCGGCGCTCGCCCAGGCGGGGAACAAGGTCGTGGTCATCGATTTCGACGTCGGCCTGCGCAACCTCGACCTGGTGATGGGCGCCGAGCGCCGGGTGGTTTTCGACCTGGTCAACGTCGTGCAGGGCGACGCCAAGCTCTCGACCGCCCTGATCCGCGACAAGCGGCTCGAAAACCTTTCCCTGCTGCCTGCCTCCCAGACCCGCGACAAGGACGCCCTGACCGAAGAAGGCGTCGGTCGGGTGATCGAGGAACTGCGCGAGAGCTTCGACTGGATCATCTGCGACAGCCCCGCCGGCATTGAGAAGGGCGCGACCCTGGCCATGCGGTTCGCGGACGTGGCGGTAGTCGTGACCAACCCCGAGGTCTCCTCGGTTCGCGACTCCGACCGGATCATCGGCATGCTGGATTCCAAGACCCAGCGGGCCGAGGCCGGCGAGCGGGTCGAGAAGCAACTCCTCCTGACCCGGTTCGACGCCGGCCGCGCCGCGCGCGGTGAGATGATGAACATCGACGATGTGCTGGAGATCTTGGCGATCCCGCTGCTCGGGGTCGTATCCGAAAGCCCCGACGTACTTACCGCCTCGAACCTCGGCTGCCCGGTGACGCTGCATAACCCGGCCTCGCCCGCCTCGCGCGCCTATGCCGAAGCGGCCCGGCGGCTGATGGGCGACACGATCGCCGTGAGCATCCCAAAGGAGAAGCAGGGCTTCATGAGCCGCCTCTTCGGGAGAAAGGCCGCGGTGGCATGA
- the minE gene encoding cell division topological specificity factor MinE, with protein MSFLNFLKGNRRSAPVARDRLQVLLAHERSLTSSNGTDLAAVLQKEILAVIAKHIPIDQDRVIVKLDRGDEISTLEIDIEMPEAALAKD; from the coding sequence ATGAGCTTCCTGAATTTCCTCAAAGGAAACCGGCGCTCGGCGCCCGTCGCCCGGGACCGGCTGCAGGTTCTGCTGGCGCACGAGCGCTCGCTGACCAGCAGCAACGGCACGGACCTGGCGGCTGTGCTGCAGAAGGAAATCCTCGCAGTCATCGCCAAGCACATCCCGATCGACCAGGATCGGGTGATCGTGAAGCTCGACCGAGGAGATGAGATCTCCACCCTCGAAATCGATATCGAGATGCCCGAGGCCGCTCTGGCCAAGGACTGA
- a CDS encoding AAA family ATPase gives MSDLDVFVGANGVGKTNLYRALELIRAGATNTLGRELAQEGMASAFWAGQRRSGPARIVLEVSLGEAVGRGAYRYHVEVGFPPREAAPAFELEPQVKEEWLSYDAGDRQVRLVDRRGPSVMARGEDGRPGEVDIDLLASETVLGRLEEPGRYPGLDRVRRTLLEWRFYHDLRTDAGSPLRQPCPAVATPTLASDGSNLAAVFATLAHIRGDTRDLDLAVAEAFPGGRLVVPSPGRVASFGMTFAEFPQRVFEPEELSDGTLRFLGLAGALLAYRLPPFIALNEPEASLHPDLMRPLARLVAAAASRSQIWLVTHSQALADAISEMGAGEVRTVRKDKGATLVEGLSLLGRFVDEEN, from the coding sequence GTGTCCGACTTGGACGTCTTCGTCGGCGCCAACGGGGTCGGCAAGACCAACCTCTATCGGGCGCTGGAGCTGATCCGCGCCGGGGCCACCAACACGCTCGGCCGGGAACTGGCGCAGGAAGGCATGGCCTCGGCCTTTTGGGCTGGCCAGCGACGCTCAGGGCCGGCGCGGATCGTGCTTGAGGTTTCGCTGGGCGAAGCGGTCGGCCGCGGGGCCTACCGCTATCACGTTGAGGTCGGCTTCCCGCCTCGCGAGGCCGCGCCAGCCTTCGAGCTGGAGCCGCAGGTCAAGGAGGAATGGCTCTCGTATGACGCCGGCGACCGGCAGGTGCGCTTGGTGGATCGCCGCGGCCCCTCTGTGATGGCTCGCGGGGAGGATGGCCGGCCCGGCGAGGTCGATATCGATCTGCTGGCCTCGGAGACTGTGCTGGGGCGGCTTGAGGAGCCAGGGCGCTATCCCGGCCTGGATCGTGTCCGCCGGACGCTTCTGGAGTGGCGTTTCTATCATGACCTGCGCACGGACGCCGGCTCTCCGCTGCGCCAGCCCTGTCCGGCCGTCGCGACGCCGACCTTGGCTTCGGACGGATCGAACTTGGCCGCAGTCTTTGCGACTCTGGCCCATATCCGTGGCGACACGCGCGATCTCGACCTGGCGGTGGCCGAAGCTTTCCCCGGCGGGCGGTTGGTGGTCCCAAGTCCTGGGCGCGTGGCTAGCTTCGGAATGACCTTCGCCGAATTTCCCCAGCGGGTCTTCGAGCCGGAGGAACTGTCGGACGGCACCCTGCGCTTCCTTGGCCTCGCGGGGGCGCTTCTGGCCTATCGCCTGCCGCCGTTCATCGCGCTCAACGAGCCGGAGGCGAGCCTGCACCCCGACCTGATGCGGCCCCTGGCGCGGTTGGTGGCGGCCGCGGCGTCGCGGTCGCAGATCTGGCTGGTCACCCACTCGCAGGCGCTTGCAGACGCCATTTCGGAGATGGGGGCGGGCGAGGTGCGGACGGTCCGGAAGGACAAGGGGGCGACGTTGGTGGAGGGCCTCAGTCTGCTTGGCCGCTTCGTCGACGAAGAGAATTAG